The nucleotide window AACTTTCTTGAGCTATTTTTACACCTAAATTATAAGCATCTTCTAAGTCTATTGGGAAATGTTCTTTCCTTCTTTTAGCTTTTAATTCAGGGTCAAATGCATAATTTTCATATTTAGAGTAATCTGAAAATTGGAAAGTGTCATAAACTTTTAAAGAGTATGGTTTTGAATATAATATTTCAATAGTATTTTCTAAAACATCAAATTTATTAGCATAAAATTGCTCACATCCCTCTTCTGTAAGGTTCATACTATAGATCATTCCAATAGGCATTCTTTTTGGAGCGTTAGATTCTCCACCATAAACAAGTGCAGAAAATAAAAATCTCTCAAAAAATGATCTAAGCTCTCCACTTAGTTCGCCAAAGTATATTGGACTACCAAATATAATACCGTCAGCATTTTGAATTTTAGGCAATAATTCTAATAAATCATCTTTAATTGGGCATTTTGCATAATATTTCCCGCCAATTCTTTTACAATGAAAACAAGATTTACAGCCTTTAAAATCTAAATCATAAAGATGAATTTGATGAATATTTATATCTTCTTCATCATAATTCTTTCTTAATTCATCAAAAATGCCTCCACTTGCTTTTTCTAATATCTGAGCAGTATTATACTTCTTTCTAGGACTGCCATTTACAATATAAAAATCCATAAAATCACCGGAATATCCATTTAAAACAAACGATTAAAATAAATATAAAAAACAAAAATTTAAAAAATAGAATAAAGTAAAACTAAATTCTAGTTTAGTTAAATAAAAAGAAACTAAAAAATAAAAAAATAACAAATAAAATCAAAATTATTTATTCATATCTTACTTTACCAATATGTCTTGTACTACCTGGATCTTCACCATTAAAGTGTGATAAATAATAAACAAACCATTCTAAAGGTATTACAAGGATAAATGGAGCAAGTAACGGATTTATATTAGCATAATCCTTAAGACTATAAATAATTGTTTTAGCTTCTAATTTATTTTTTGAGAAATTAATAGCTATTTTAGTTAATTTATCACTTTCTAAATCAGCATCTAAGAAAATTAAAGGAACACCTTCTTCAGCTCTTTCAATTAAACCATGTCTAAATTCAGCAGAATAAAGGGGGCAAGCATGTTTAATGGCTCCCTCCATCAACATAGTCATAGCTAACTTATAAGCAAGACCAAAGTTAACACCACTACCTAAACAATAAAAAATTTCTTCATCTTTAAATTCTTTAGCTAATCTTTTATTATCTTCTTCAGTGGTTTCTAAAAGTTCCTCAATTAGATTAGGAATAGTAGATAATTCTTCTAAAATTTCATTAGCTTTTTCATATCCTGAAGCAGCAAATAGAATTTGATAAAGACAAGCTAATTGCGTAATATAAGTTTTAGTACCGAGAATAGCTGTTTCAGTATTTCCTAATGTTATAACTGGGTATTTTGCTTCTTTAACCATAGAACTATCTGGTTCATTGGAGATAGATACAGTATCAATATTAAACTCATTAGCCTTTCTTAAAGCTGCTAAAGTATCTGCAGTTTCACCAGATTGAGAAGTTGAAATAAATAATGAATTTTCACCTTTATTCAATTTTTTATTATATACAAATTCATAGCCAGTAAATACTTCAA belongs to Methanobrevibacter olleyae and includes:
- a CDS encoding SIS domain-containing protein, with product MKYQMYYEMMEQPEALRKTFASELDNMNNISKLAESVDTIYLIGCGSSISTCYSIRDALASVSHLRIEVFTGYEFVYNKKLNKGENSLFISTSQSGETADTLAALRKANEFNIDTVSISNEPDSSMVKEAKYPVITLGNTETAILGTKTYITQLACLYQILFAASGYEKANEILEELSTIPNLIEELLETTEEDNKRLAKEFKDEEIFYCLGSGVNFGLAYKLAMTMLMEGAIKHACPLYSAEFRHGLIERAEEGVPLIFLDADLESDKLTKIAINFSKNKLEAKTIIYSLKDYANINPLLAPFILVIPLEWFVYYLSHFNGEDPGSTRHIGKVRYE
- a CDS encoding flavodoxin family protein; translation: MDFYIVNGSPRKKYNTAQILEKASGGIFDELRKNYDEEDINIHQIHLYDLDFKGCKSCFHCKRIGGKYYAKCPIKDDLLELLPKIQNADGIIFGSPIYFGELSGELRSFFERFLFSALVYGGESNAPKRMPIGMIYSMNLTEEGCEQFYANKFDVLENTIEILYSKPYSLKVYDTFQFSDYSKYENYAFDPELKAKRRKEHFPIDLEDAYNLGVKIAQESLKI